One window of the Labilibaculum sp. genome contains the following:
- a CDS encoding substrate-binding domain-containing protein, whose translation MSIAKIRIKDIAEQAGVSVGTVDRVLHNRGEVAEETKNKILEIARVNNYQPNLIARALTSKKQCIFASLLPSPTEEDIFWKRPLNGITEAALELEQFQVKVKNFFFEHYNEQDFIKQFEAVLELNPSGVVFSPIFSKESLEFTQKLDQKGIPYVFIESKLSKSNYLAYVGSDGFHGGRVAANLIDFGIPVNGDILIINLAKNLENVHHLNQRTQGFLSYFMDKGKNQGLKISIEIPTSDAEIIKEKLDSVIKKNKNIKAIFITGSKVYKIARYLITNELSDIILVGFDPIEQNIKYLNQGTINFLIGQHPHQQGFKAVKKLFEHVLLNHEIPKDEYLPVDIINQECIKLYEA comes from the coding sequence ATGTCGATAGCAAAGATTCGAATAAAAGACATAGCTGAACAAGCAGGTGTTTCTGTTGGTACGGTAGATCGTGTACTCCACAATCGGGGAGAAGTTGCGGAAGAAACCAAGAATAAGATTCTGGAAATCGCAAGAGTAAACAACTACCAACCTAACCTTATAGCCAGAGCACTTACTTCTAAAAAACAGTGCATTTTTGCATCTCTGTTACCAAGCCCAACCGAGGAGGATATATTCTGGAAAAGACCATTGAATGGTATTACTGAAGCCGCCTTGGAATTAGAACAATTTCAGGTAAAAGTTAAAAATTTCTTTTTCGAGCATTACAATGAACAGGATTTTATTAAACAATTTGAAGCTGTTTTAGAACTTAATCCTTCGGGGGTTGTATTTTCTCCTATTTTCTCAAAAGAGAGTCTGGAATTTACTCAGAAACTTGATCAGAAAGGAATTCCATATGTTTTTATCGAATCAAAATTATCCAAAAGCAACTATTTGGCTTATGTGGGCAGCGATGGTTTTCATGGCGGAAGAGTTGCCGCTAATTTAATCGATTTTGGCATTCCTGTAAACGGAGATATTTTAATTATTAATCTGGCTAAAAATCTGGAAAATGTTCATCACTTAAATCAACGAACACAAGGATTTTTAAGCTATTTTATGGATAAAGGGAAAAATCAAGGGCTGAAAATAAGTATTGAAATTCCTACATCTGATGCTGAAATTATTAAAGAGAAATTGGATTCTGTAATCAAGAAAAACAAGAACATAAAAGCCATATTCATCACAGGATCCAAGGTTTATAAAATAGCAAGATATCTGATTACCAACGAACTCAGTGATATTATACTTGTAGGTTTTGATCCTATCGAACAAAACATCAAATATCTAAATCAGGGAACCATCAATTTCTTAATTGGCCAGCACCCTCATCAACAAGGATTTAAAGCTGTAAAAAAATTATTTGAACATGTTCTTTTGAATCACGAGATTCCAAAAGATGAGTATCTGCCTGTTGATATTATCAATCAGGAGTGTATTAAACTGTATGAAGCTTAA
- a CDS encoding MFS transporter has translation MTAIQIKGNMTKYRWQICSLLFFATTINYMDRQVLSLTWKDFIAPEFHWTNSDYGNITALFSVFYAVGLLVAGRFIDWLDTKRGFIWAIGIWSVGAVLHAFCGIATSGIVSGEWFLDFENAKEAIKHVSNVSKVINVSVVLFVFARFVLAIGEAGNFPAAIKTTAEYFPKKDRAYATSIFNAGATIGALAAPITIPVIASHFGWEMAFIIIGALGFVWIFFWKFMYKKPHEHYRVNSAELEYINQDDSSDDDKTTANESLKISFVDTFKYKQTWSFIIGKFMTDGVWWFFLFWTPAYLSDVYGLTSNSTMAQLLLFVLYGITLLSIIGGWLPTYFVDKKGMDPYAGRMKSMLIFAFFPLLALLAQPLGTYSYWFPVIIIGIAGAAHQAWSANIFSTTGDMFPRSSIATITGIGGMAGGLGSFCINKGSGVLFDFAANTNMKFMEFEGIRAGYFIIFSICAVAYLIGWVIMKSLVPHYKPITE, from the coding sequence ATGACTGCAATACAGATAAAAGGAAATATGACTAAGTACAGGTGGCAAATCTGTTCATTATTATTCTTTGCAACGACAATTAATTACATGGATCGGCAAGTACTCTCTCTTACATGGAAAGATTTTATAGCCCCTGAATTTCACTGGACCAATAGCGACTATGGTAATATCACAGCTTTGTTTTCTGTTTTTTATGCTGTAGGTCTTCTAGTGGCAGGCCGATTCATTGATTGGCTAGACACAAAAAGAGGTTTTATTTGGGCTATTGGTATTTGGTCTGTAGGAGCTGTATTACATGCTTTTTGTGGTATTGCCACATCGGGTATCGTTAGCGGCGAATGGTTTCTTGATTTTGAAAATGCAAAAGAAGCCATAAAACACGTGAGCAACGTCTCTAAAGTTATTAATGTTAGTGTAGTTCTTTTCGTCTTTGCACGATTTGTTCTTGCCATAGGTGAGGCGGGAAACTTTCCGGCTGCAATTAAAACGACAGCAGAATATTTCCCTAAAAAAGACAGAGCATACGCAACAAGTATTTTTAATGCCGGAGCAACTATAGGGGCATTAGCTGCACCAATAACAATTCCGGTAATTGCTTCTCATTTTGGATGGGAAATGGCATTTATAATCATTGGGGCATTAGGATTTGTTTGGATATTCTTTTGGAAGTTTATGTACAAAAAACCTCACGAACACTATAGAGTAAATTCTGCTGAATTAGAATATATTAATCAAGACGATAGCAGTGACGATGACAAAACAACTGCAAACGAAAGTCTGAAAATATCATTTGTTGATACTTTTAAATACAAACAAACCTGGTCGTTTATTATTGGTAAATTCATGACAGATGGAGTATGGTGGTTCTTTTTATTCTGGACTCCAGCCTACTTAAGCGATGTTTACGGTTTAACTTCCAACAGCACAATGGCACAATTGTTACTGTTTGTTTTATACGGTATCACATTATTGTCTATTATTGGTGGATGGCTCCCTACTTATTTTGTTGATAAAAAAGGAATGGATCCATATGCCGGACGAATGAAATCGATGCTTATTTTTGCATTCTTCCCTCTTTTGGCTTTACTAGCTCAACCCTTAGGTACTTATTCTTATTGGTTTCCTGTTATTATCATTGGTATCGCCGGAGCTGCACATCAAGCATGGTCTGCAAATATCTTCTCTACTACAGGAGATATGTTTCCTCGTTCATCCATTGCAACCATTACTGGTATTGGTGGAATGGCAGGAGGTTTAGGTTCATTCTGTATCAATAAAGGTTCTGGAGTTCTTTTCGACTTTGCAGCAAACACCAATATGAAATTCATGGAATTTGAAGGCATCAGAGCAGGTTATTTCATCATTTTTTCAATTTGTGCAGTTGCTTATTTAATTGGTTGGGTTATAATGAAATCTTTGGTTCCTCATTACAAGCCAATAACAGAATAA
- the uxuA gene encoding mannonate dehydratase has product MSLEQTWRWYGPNDPISLQEIKQTGATGIVSALHHIPNGEVWTIDEIKKRIEEIEAVGLRWSVVESVPVHEDIKKQTGGYKIFIENYKQSIKNLGECGIETICYNFMPVLDWSRTDLEFNFTDGSNALKFDMVTFAAFDIYILKRENANEDYSVKMVSRAKEKFNSMSETEIEKITRNVIAGLPGAEESYSLESFQKVLDGYKKIDAPKLKKHLHEFLQEIIPVAEQAGVRMAIHPDDPPRALLGLPRVVSTIEDALELTKVVDSVSNGITLCTGSFGAGHFNDLPEMTKILAPRINFVHLRNVTRDEEGNFFENYLFDGDIDIPAVMKALLIEEKERRESGRKDWQIPMRPDHGNKMLDDLPKKTNPGYSLYGRMKGLAELRGLELGISKNL; this is encoded by the coding sequence ATGTCATTAGAACAAACATGGAGATGGTACGGTCCGAACGACCCGATCTCCCTTCAGGAAATCAAACAAACCGGAGCTACCGGAATCGTTTCGGCTCTTCATCATATCCCAAACGGAGAAGTTTGGACCATTGACGAAATCAAGAAAAGAATTGAAGAAATTGAAGCCGTCGGACTTCGTTGGTCGGTGGTTGAGAGTGTTCCTGTTCATGAGGATATTAAAAAACAGACTGGTGGTTATAAAATATTCATAGAAAACTACAAGCAGAGTATCAAAAACTTAGGCGAATGTGGTATTGAAACTATTTGCTACAATTTTATGCCTGTTTTGGATTGGTCAAGAACCGATTTGGAGTTCAACTTTACGGATGGATCAAATGCATTAAAATTCGACATGGTAACTTTTGCTGCTTTTGATATTTATATTTTAAAGCGTGAAAATGCGAATGAAGATTATTCTGTTAAAATGGTAAGCCGTGCTAAAGAAAAGTTTAACAGCATGTCGGAAACAGAAATCGAAAAAATTACCCGAAATGTAATTGCAGGTCTTCCTGGAGCCGAAGAATCATACAGTTTGGAAAGTTTCCAAAAAGTATTGGATGGCTACAAAAAAATTGATGCACCTAAATTAAAAAAACATTTGCATGAGTTTTTACAGGAAATCATTCCTGTTGCAGAACAAGCAGGCGTAAGAATGGCAATTCACCCAGATGATCCGCCACGGGCTTTGCTTGGCTTACCAAGAGTTGTCAGCACCATCGAAGATGCTTTGGAATTAACTAAGGTGGTAGATTCGGTATCGAATGGAATCACTCTTTGTACCGGATCATTTGGAGCTGGTCATTTTAATGATCTGCCGGAAATGACAAAAATATTGGCACCCCGGATCAATTTTGTTCATCTTAGAAATGTAACTAGAGACGAGGAAGGAAACTTCTTCGAAAACTACTTGTTTGATGGAGATATTGATATTCCTGCTGTAATGAAAGCTTTACTGATAGAAGAAAAAGAACGCAGGGAATCAGGCCGAAAAGACTGGCAAATTCCTATGCGCCCCGATCATGGCAATAAAATGTTAGATGATCTTCCCAAAAAAACCAACCCAGGTTATTCTTTGTACGGCAGAATGAAAGGATTGGCAGAACTGCGTGGCCTGGAATTAGGAATAAGCAAAAATTTATAA
- a CDS encoding SDR family oxidoreductase gives METNLRNKVAVVTGAGGVICSSMAKSLAAMGVKTALIDINAEAVEKLAQEIETKYNVSSIGVAASVLDKESLQEAKKIINNKLGSVDYLINGAGGNSPLATSGVDQMVDSDLENLDQTFFGMKMEGFDRVFDLNFKGTILPTMVFAMDMIEKKGGSIVNVSSMNSYRPLTRIAAYSAAKASVNNFTQWLAVHFSKMGVRVNAIAPGFLLTNQNRFLLTDEATGEPTARGVKIINNTPMERYGTPEELQGTLLYLLSDWSAFVTGVVIPVDGGFSAYSGV, from the coding sequence ATGGAAACCAATTTAAGAAATAAAGTAGCTGTTGTAACCGGTGCCGGAGGAGTAATTTGCTCCTCTATGGCAAAATCATTGGCTGCAATGGGCGTAAAAACCGCATTGATTGATATTAATGCTGAAGCTGTTGAAAAATTAGCTCAGGAAATTGAAACCAAATACAATGTTTCTTCCATTGGAGTTGCCGCAAGCGTACTTGATAAAGAATCACTGCAGGAAGCAAAGAAGATAATCAATAATAAGCTGGGGAGTGTAGATTATCTTATCAATGGAGCCGGAGGAAATTCTCCTCTGGCTACATCTGGTGTAGATCAAATGGTAGATTCCGACCTTGAAAATCTGGATCAAACTTTCTTCGGAATGAAAATGGAAGGTTTCGATAGAGTTTTTGACTTGAACTTTAAAGGAACAATTCTTCCAACAATGGTATTTGCCATGGATATGATTGAGAAAAAAGGAGGTTCAATAGTAAATGTATCTTCGATGAACTCTTACCGTCCACTGACCAGAATTGCCGCTTATTCGGCAGCCAAAGCGTCGGTTAACAATTTCACGCAATGGTTAGCAGTTCACTTTTCAAAAATGGGAGTGCGTGTAAACGCAATAGCTCCTGGATTTCTGCTGACAAATCAAAACCGTTTTTTACTAACCGATGAAGCAACAGGTGAACCAACTGCACGAGGCGTAAAAATTATTAACAATACCCCAATGGAACGTTACGGAACTCCTGAAGAATTACAGGGGACCCTACTCTATCTACTATCGGACTGGTCGGCTTTTGTTACAGGAGTTGTTATTCCTGTTGACGGTGGATTTAGTGCGTACAGTGGTGTTTAA
- a CDS encoding bifunctional 4-hydroxy-2-oxoglutarate aldolase/2-dehydro-3-deoxy-phosphogluconate aldolase, protein MAQYSRIEVALKMKEVGMIPVFFHSDIEVCKKIVKACYKGGARVFEFVNRGDFAHEVFAELIKWTAKECPEMILGVGSIIDAGTTSLYIQLGANFIVSPILNAEMAKVCNRRKIAWSPGCGSLTEISYAEELGAEVVKIFPGEQVGGPEFVKAVKGPFSWSSIMPTGGVKPEIGNLTEWFNAGVHCVGMGSQLMIKNADGSFNYEAIEAATANAISIIKEIRK, encoded by the coding sequence ATGGCTCAATATTCAAGAATAGAAGTTGCTTTAAAAATGAAAGAAGTTGGAATGATTCCAGTATTCTTTCATTCAGATATAGAAGTTTGCAAAAAGATCGTTAAAGCCTGTTACAAAGGTGGTGCACGCGTATTTGAATTCGTTAACCGCGGCGATTTTGCACATGAAGTTTTCGCAGAACTAATTAAGTGGACTGCAAAAGAATGTCCTGAAATGATTTTAGGCGTTGGATCGATTATTGATGCCGGTACAACTTCCTTATACATCCAGTTGGGTGCAAATTTTATTGTTTCTCCAATCTTAAATGCGGAAATGGCTAAAGTTTGTAACCGTCGGAAAATAGCATGGTCACCAGGCTGTGGATCATTAACAGAAATCTCGTATGCTGAAGAATTGGGAGCCGAAGTGGTTAAGATTTTTCCGGGTGAACAAGTCGGCGGTCCTGAATTTGTAAAAGCTGTAAAAGGCCCTTTTTCGTGGTCGTCAATTATGCCAACAGGAGGAGTTAAGCCTGAAATCGGAAACCTGACTGAATGGTTCAATGCCGGTGTTCATTGTGTAGGAATGGGATCTCAGCTGATGATAAAAAATGCAGATGGATCATTCAATTACGAAGCAATTGAAGCTGCAACTGCAAATGCTATCTCTATCATCAAAGAAATCAGAAAATAA
- a CDS encoding sugar kinase encodes MNKVVTFGEIMLRLATPGYARFSQVDNFNATYGGGEANVAVSLANYGIEVDFVSRLPKNDIGHACMMDLRKYGVGVDNIVWGGDRLGIYFLETGAVSRGSKVVYDRANSAAAELEIGMIDWETVFEGATWFHWTGITPAISQGAADVCLQAIKEANKRGITVSTDLNYRKNLWKYGKTASEVMPELVAGCDVILGNEEDAEKVLGIKPEGVDITGGHVEAGAYLSVSQQIMKQFPRCKKVITTLRGSISANHNSWTGVLYDGKELYKANNTYQITHIVDRVGGGDSFMGGLIYGLITWPKDDQKALNFAVAASCLKHTIYGDYNQVTVDEVVKLMEGDASGRVAR; translated from the coding sequence ATGAATAAAGTAGTTACTTTCGGTGAAATCATGCTAAGACTTGCAACACCTGGTTATGCTAGATTTTCTCAAGTTGATAATTTTAACGCTACTTATGGCGGAGGGGAAGCTAATGTTGCCGTTTCTTTGGCAAATTATGGCATTGAGGTTGATTTTGTGAGCCGACTTCCAAAGAATGATATTGGCCACGCTTGTATGATGGATTTAAGAAAATACGGTGTTGGTGTTGACAACATCGTTTGGGGTGGAGATCGTTTGGGAATTTATTTTTTGGAGACTGGAGCTGTTAGCCGTGGTAGTAAAGTTGTTTACGACAGAGCTAATTCAGCGGCCGCTGAACTTGAAATTGGAATGATTGACTGGGAAACAGTATTTGAAGGTGCAACCTGGTTTCATTGGACAGGTATTACTCCTGCTATTTCGCAAGGAGCTGCCGATGTATGTTTACAAGCCATTAAAGAAGCCAACAAAAGAGGAATCACTGTTTCAACAGATTTAAACTACAGAAAAAATCTTTGGAAATATGGCAAAACTGCCAGCGAAGTTATGCCCGAATTAGTTGCCGGCTGCGACGTAATACTAGGAAACGAAGAAGATGCTGAAAAAGTTTTAGGAATCAAACCAGAAGGTGTCGATATTACCGGCGGACATGTTGAAGCAGGAGCTTACTTATCTGTTTCTCAACAAATCATGAAACAATTTCCCCGTTGTAAAAAAGTAATTACCACTTTACGCGGATCTATCAGTGCGAACCACAATTCATGGACTGGTGTTTTATACGATGGCAAAGAATTGTACAAAGCGAATAATACCTACCAAATTACACACATTGTTGATCGTGTAGGTGGCGGTGATTCATTTATGGGAGGACTAATTTACGGATTAATTACATGGCCAAAAGATGATCAGAAAGCACTAAACTTTGCGGTTGCAGCATCTTGCTTGAAACATACAATCTATGGCGATTACAATCAAGTTACTGTTGACGAAGTTGTAAAGTTGATGGAAGGCGATGCATCCGGAAGGGTTGCTAGATAA
- the uxaC gene encoding glucuronate isomerase yields MKKFLDKDFILETDTAKKLYHEFAADLPIIDYHCHISPKEIADDKQFENMTQIWLYGDHYKWRAMRTNGIKEEGITGESSSDREKFENWACTVPYTLRNPLYHWTHLELKKPFGIEKILSPDTSEEIWNECNEKLNTPEFSCRSLIRKANVEVIGTTDDPADSLEYHKAIKDSGFETKVVPSWRPDKAMAVDDASEYNAYINKLAIASEMEINTFEDLLSALQKRHDFFAEMGCKASDHGLEQFFAAEYTNDEATEIFVKIRKGEELNEKEILKFKSAMLYEFAVLDHSKGWVQQFHIGAIRNNNTGMFNKLGADTGFDSIADKLVAEDMSKFLNRLATEEKLTKTILYNLNPAHNEVYATMLGNFQDGEIAGKIQWGSGWWFLDQKDGMEKQMNALSNLGLLSRFVGMLTDSRSFLSYSRHEYFRRILCNLIGNDVEKGLIPYNEELLKEVVQGICYYNAKNYFNF; encoded by the coding sequence ATGAAGAAATTTTTAGACAAGGATTTTATTCTTGAGACCGATACAGCAAAAAAACTGTATCATGAATTTGCAGCCGATCTTCCAATTATCGACTATCACTGCCATATTTCTCCAAAAGAAATAGCGGATGATAAGCAATTTGAAAACATGACTCAGATATGGTTATATGGTGACCACTACAAGTGGAGAGCTATGAGAACCAACGGTATAAAAGAAGAAGGTATCACCGGAGAATCTTCCTCTGACAGAGAGAAATTCGAAAATTGGGCTTGTACTGTTCCATATACACTGCGCAACCCTCTTTACCACTGGACACATTTGGAGCTAAAAAAGCCATTTGGCATTGAAAAAATATTAAGTCCTGATACATCAGAGGAAATCTGGAACGAGTGCAATGAAAAATTGAATACTCCTGAGTTTTCATGCAGAAGCTTAATTCGCAAAGCCAATGTTGAAGTTATCGGTACAACCGATGATCCTGCCGATTCGTTGGAATATCATAAAGCAATCAAAGATTCAGGATTTGAAACCAAAGTGGTGCCATCATGGAGACCGGATAAGGCAATGGCTGTTGATGATGCATCGGAATACAACGCATACATCAACAAACTGGCAATTGCATCTGAAATGGAAATCAATACATTTGAAGATTTACTTTCAGCTCTTCAAAAAAGACATGATTTCTTTGCTGAAATGGGTTGTAAAGCTTCCGATCATGGTTTGGAGCAATTTTTTGCCGCTGAATATACAAATGATGAAGCCACTGAAATTTTTGTAAAGATCCGAAAAGGAGAAGAATTAAACGAAAAAGAGATTTTGAAATTCAAATCAGCAATGTTGTATGAATTTGCTGTTTTGGATCATTCAAAAGGATGGGTTCAACAATTCCATATTGGTGCTATTCGCAACAATAACACCGGAATGTTCAACAAATTAGGTGCCGATACCGGATTCGATTCAATTGCAGACAAATTGGTGGCTGAAGACATGTCAAAATTCCTAAATCGCCTGGCAACAGAAGAGAAACTTACCAAAACCATTCTTTACAATCTAAACCCTGCTCATAACGAAGTTTACGCAACTATGTTAGGAAATTTTCAGGATGGTGAGATAGCAGGTAAAATTCAATGGGGATCAGGATGGTGGTTTCTGGATCAGAAAGATGGCATGGAAAAACAAATGAATGCTCTTTCCAATCTTGGTCTTTTAAGCCGATTTGTTGGAATGCTAACAGACTCAAGATCATTCTTAAGCTACAGTCGCCACGAATATTTCCGCAGAATTCTTTGCAACCTAATTGGTAACGATGTTGAAAAGGGATTAATTCCGTACAACGAAGAACTATTGAAGGAAGTAGTACAGGGAATCTGTTACTATAATGCTAAAAATTATTTCAATTTTTAA
- a CDS encoding TonB-dependent receptor, with product MMIKKAKLKIPVQSLSRQLLIFTGIALMLLSATVAYAQTERTVTGVVVSATDNTPIPGTNVVIKGTTIGGITDIDGNYSIQVNENDVVVFSFIGFRSQEVLISNQQVINIILAEDISSLDEVIVVGYGVQQKKLVTGATSQMKGDAIQKQNATNPLQAMQGQTAGVNIASTSGQPGADMRVTIRGIGTVGDSQPLYIIDGVQGDITTVNASDIKSLDVLKDAASAAIYGSQAANGVVLVTTKQGRAGKAQISFDAYYGVQNVARTTNMLNRNEYISIMQEQALNSGSPLYDASVFDGAADTDWVNQMFEDNAVTENYSLGITGGTDASVYALSLSYIDQEGIVGGADVSNYERYGFRVNTEHKLYGNILKVGQHMNFNYIKNNGVAVGNQYSNSLRGAFGTSPLSPVYSDNNIYGSPYNDTSNSQWNTGDGNPYGSLMTNNKNASDQQKMLADIYAELEPVKNLKIKSLFGFNYYASEYRSYSPLYQFSIYSYNNDHTTVNQNMSKGHTMTWTNTASYSFDLNEVHKFDVLAGMEVIRFQGTKLEGSNWDLLSQFDNFGGAYLDNTSGQAELDKDPETGEVKGVIEKRTVGGGPEVKSRRLSYFGRLGYNYKEKYMLNATLRADASSKFTKGNRWGYFPSVSAGWVATNEPFLESVNTWMDFLKVRASWGQVGNQSIDDFQYAAPVNTSTNFSGTDPAANYVFGTALVNTPGAYPSRLSNPNVKWETSEQTNIGFDAYFMNSRLGVNADFYVKKTKDWLVTAPILATAGTSAPVINGGNVKNTGIELALTWSDNIGDLNYHIGVNGAYNKNEVGQIPTDDGIIHGLSNMLYDNSPEFYRAENGHAIGYFWGYATAGIFQSEADIQAWRNAGNGILQDDVKPGDVKYVDQDKDGIVNSDDKVDLGSGIPDLTYGFNLSLDYKGFDLAISANGVVGNEIVQSYRNQGNKKANYTTAVLQRWTGEGTSNNMPRVTETNVNWQFSDLYIQNGDFLRISNIALGYDFSRLTKNKLFSQLRLYAAVQNAFTFTKYDGMDPEIGYGTQSWVSGVDLGYYPRPRTFLIGVNLKF from the coding sequence ATGATGATTAAAAAAGCGAAATTAAAAATTCCGGTGCAATCGTTGTCAAGGCAATTGTTAATTTTTACTGGAATTGCGCTAATGTTGCTTTCTGCAACTGTGGCATATGCGCAGACTGAACGAACCGTAACCGGTGTTGTTGTTTCTGCGACAGACAATACGCCAATACCGGGTACAAATGTAGTTATAAAAGGAACTACAATTGGTGGAATTACCGATATTGATGGAAACTACTCTATTCAGGTTAACGAAAACGATGTCGTTGTTTTTTCTTTTATTGGATTTAGATCTCAGGAAGTTCTTATCTCCAATCAGCAGGTAATAAATATTATATTGGCTGAAGATATATCCAGCCTTGATGAAGTTATTGTTGTAGGTTACGGTGTTCAGCAGAAAAAGCTAGTGACTGGTGCTACTTCTCAGATGAAAGGAGATGCAATTCAAAAGCAAAATGCGACTAACCCTTTACAAGCCATGCAAGGTCAAACGGCCGGTGTTAATATTGCGTCTACTTCAGGGCAGCCAGGGGCAGACATGAGAGTAACCATTCGTGGTATTGGTACAGTTGGAGATTCTCAACCACTCTATATTATTGATGGAGTTCAAGGAGATATCACAACGGTAAATGCTTCAGACATTAAAAGTCTGGATGTATTAAAAGATGCTGCTTCTGCGGCCATTTATGGTTCTCAGGCTGCTAATGGTGTTGTTTTGGTTACTACAAAACAAGGTAGAGCGGGAAAAGCTCAAATTTCATTTGATGCATATTACGGTGTGCAGAATGTAGCGAGGACTACTAATATGCTGAACAGAAATGAATACATTTCTATCATGCAGGAACAAGCATTAAATTCTGGATCACCTTTATATGATGCCAGTGTTTTTGATGGTGCTGCCGATACTGATTGGGTGAATCAAATGTTTGAAGACAATGCTGTTACAGAGAATTATTCACTTGGAATTACCGGAGGGACAGATGCTTCTGTTTATGCTCTTTCCTTATCTTATATTGATCAGGAAGGTATTGTAGGTGGTGCAGATGTATCAAACTATGAACGATATGGCTTTCGTGTTAATACAGAGCACAAATTGTATGGAAATATTTTGAAGGTTGGCCAACATATGAATTTCAATTATATTAAGAATAATGGAGTTGCTGTTGGTAATCAATATAGTAATAGTTTAAGAGGTGCATTTGGTACGTCTCCTTTATCACCAGTATATAGTGATAACAATATTTACGGTAGTCCTTACAATGACACATCTAATTCACAATGGAATACGGGTGATGGTAATCCTTACGGATCATTAATGACTAATAATAAAAATGCCAGCGATCAGCAAAAAATGCTTGCTGATATTTATGCGGAATTAGAGCCTGTTAAAAATTTAAAAATCAAATCATTGTTTGGTTTTAATTATTATGCTTCTGAATATCGAAGTTATTCACCATTGTATCAGTTCTCTATTTATTCATATAACAATGATCACACCACAGTGAATCAAAACATGAGTAAAGGACATACCATGACCTGGACAAATACCGCAAGTTATAGTTTTGATCTTAATGAAGTACATAAGTTTGATGTATTGGCTGGTATGGAAGTTATTCGTTTTCAGGGAACTAAATTGGAAGGTTCAAATTGGGATCTGCTCTCACAGTTCGACAATTTCGGAGGTGCTTATCTTGATAACACAAGTGGACAAGCAGAGTTGGATAAAGATCCGGAAACAGGTGAAGTAAAAGGAGTTATTGAGAAACGCACAGTTGGAGGTGGACCAGAGGTGAAATCACGTCGTCTGTCCTATTTCGGTCGTTTGGGATACAACTACAAAGAAAAATACATGCTGAATGCGACTTTACGTGCAGATGCATCATCGAAATTTACCAAAGGGAATCGCTGGGGATATTTTCCATCTGTTTCAGCAGGTTGGGTTGCAACAAATGAACCATTTTTAGAATCGGTTAATACCTGGATGGATTTCCTTAAAGTAAGAGCAAGTTGGGGACAGGTAGGTAACCAGTCTATTGATGATTTTCAGTATGCAGCACCTGTTAACACATCAACCAATTTTTCAGGAACTGATCCAGCTGCTAATTATGTGTTTGGTACAGCACTGGTAAATACACCTGGAGCATATCCAAGCAGATTATCCAACCCAAATGTAAAGTGGGAGACCTCGGAACAAACCAATATTGGTTTCGATGCTTATTTTATGAATAGTCGATTGGGTGTTAATGCAGATTTTTATGTGAAAAAAACCAAAGACTGGCTGGTAACAGCACCAATTTTAGCAACTGCCGGTACATCTGCTCCTGTTATTAATGGAGGTAATGTGAAAAATACAGGAATTGAATTGGCCTTAACATGGTCTGATAATATTGGAGATTTGAATTATCATATTGGTGTTAACGGTGCTTATAATAAAAACGAGGTAGGACAAATCCCTACTGATGATGGAATTATTCATGGCTTATCAAATATGTTGTATGATAATTCACCGGAGTTTTACAGAGCTGAAAATGGACATGCCATCGGATATTTCTGGGGTTATGCAACAGCTGGAATATTCCAGAGTGAGGCAGATATACAAGCTTGGCGAAATGCGGGAAATGGAATTTTGCAGGACGATGTAAAACCAGGTGATGTAAAATATGTAGATCAGGATAAAGATGGAATCGTAAATTCTGACGATAAAGTAGATTTGGGTAGTGGTATTCCTGATTTGACTTATGGTTTTAATCTTAGTTTGGACTACAAAGGATTTGATTTGGCAATTTCTGCTAATGGTGTTGTGGGTAATGAAATTGTACAGTCGTACCGGAACCAGGGGAATAAGAAGGCTAATTACACAACAGCTGTATTGCAGCGCTGGACTGGCGAAGGAACATCCAATAACATGCCGCGTGTTACAGAAACCAATGTAAACTGGCAATTCTCAGACCTTTATATACAAAATGGAGACTTCTTACGCATTAGTAATATTGCTTTGGGATATGATTTTAGCAGATTGACTAAAAACAAATTATTCAGTCAGCTGCGATTATATGCTGCTGTTCAAAACGCATTTACTTTTACAAAGTATGATGGTATGGATCCGGAAATAGGATATGGAACACAAAGTTGGGTGTCAGGGGTCGATTTAGGATATTACCCACGTCCTCGTACTTTCCTGATTGGTGTTAATCTTAAGTTTTAA